The region GCATGCGCATGAGCGCCCAGAAGAAAAGGCTGGCCATCACCGCGACCACGCTGCCGCGCAGCAGATGCAGCCGCAGCACCGCCGGTCGGGGCCAGCGATGGCGGCTGACGAGCATGAGGGCGAGGCCAAGCAGGCTGCCGGTCAGGGCGCGCCAGAACAGCGCATTGAAGAGGCCGATGGAAAGGCTGAGTCCCTTCATCGTCGCGTCCATCACGGCGAAAAGCGCGACCGCAGCCCAGCAGACGGCGAAAGGGACGGCGAGAGAGCGGGACTGGGTTATGTTCATGACATCGCTGTGGCGGTGGAAGGGGCGCGGCGTTTCGCGGGTGGAGCTTAAGAAGAAAAGGCTCTTTCGACTGCCTGCTTGCCACGGACGTTCGGGAAGGGCTTCGACAGGCTCAGCCCGAACGGGAGTGATAGTGAGCAAGCTAATTGTTACCGAGCAAATGGGTCGGTCCGCCACAAACGATCGCGGGCCGGGAAGCCGCCCCCTGCCCTATTCCGCCGCCTCTGCGTTGCCCGCGTCGGTGGTTTCCGCTTCCAGCTTCGCCGCCTCGATCTCCGCTGCCTTGGCTTCGACCAGGTTGACGATATGGTCGATCATGCCTTCATCCTGGATCGTGTGATCGGTGAGGCCGGAAAGATAGACCATATGCTTGCCCGCGCCGCCGCCGGTCAGGCCGATGTCGGTTTCGCGCGCTTCGCCGGGACCATTGACCACGCAGCCAAGGACCGACAGCGACAGGGGCGTGTGGATATGCTGGAGACGTTCCTCCAGCGCCTGCACGGTGCGGATCACGTCGAAACCCTGCCGCGCGCAGCTGGGGCAGGAGATGACCTTGACCCCGCGCGTGCGGATGCCGAGGGATTTCAGGATTTCATAGCCGACGCGCACTTCCTCTTCCGGTTCGGCGGAAAGAGAGACGCGGATCGTGTCGCCGACCCCGGCCCAGAGCAGGTTGCCGATGCCGATCGCGCTTTTCACCGTGCCGCCGATCAGGCCGCCCGCTTCGGTAATGCCAAGGTGCAGGGGACAATCGACCGCTTCGGCAAGCTGCATATAGGCGGCGACGGCAAGGAATACGTCGCTGGCTTTTACCGCGACCTTATATTCATGGAAATCCTGGTCCTGGAGCAGCTTGATATGGTCGAGCGCGCTTTCGACCAGTGCCTCCGGGCAGGGCTCGCCATATTTTTCGAGCAGATCCTTTTCAAGGGAACCGGCATTGACGCCGATACGGATCGCGCAGCCATTGGCCTTGGCCGCGTCGACCACTTCCTTCACCCGCGCTTCGCTGCCGATATTGCCGGGGTTGATGCGCAGGCAGGCCGCGCCCGCATCGGCCGCTTCCAGAGCGCGTTTATAATGGAAATGAATGTCGGCGACGATCGGCACGCGGGCGGCGCGGACAATCTGTTTCAGCGCCGCGGTCGATTCCTCATCCGGGCAGGAGACGCGGATGATGTCCACGCCCACTTCCTCGCACCGGCGGATCTGATCCACGGTCGCCTTGACGTCATGGGTCGGGGTATTGGTCATGGTCTGGACAGTGACCGGCGCGCCGCCGCCTACGGGCACGTTGCCGACCATGATCTGGCGGCATTGGCGGCGAGCGATGTCGCGCCAGGGGCGAAGGCCGGGATTATGGTCGGACATGAACGAGGGGCTCCATGATGATGACGCCCCTATAGTGATTCCCGGCCCCAGTTGAAAC is a window of Sphingobium sp. MI1205 DNA encoding:
- the ispG gene encoding flavodoxin-dependent (E)-4-hydroxy-3-methylbut-2-enyl-diphosphate synthase; the protein is MSDHNPGLRPWRDIARRQCRQIMVGNVPVGGGAPVTVQTMTNTPTHDVKATVDQIRRCEEVGVDIIRVSCPDEESTAALKQIVRAARVPIVADIHFHYKRALEAADAGAACLRINPGNIGSEARVKEVVDAAKANGCAIRIGVNAGSLEKDLLEKYGEPCPEALVESALDHIKLLQDQDFHEYKVAVKASDVFLAVAAYMQLAEAVDCPLHLGITEAGGLIGGTVKSAIGIGNLLWAGVGDTIRVSLSAEPEEEVRVGYEILKSLGIRTRGVKVISCPSCARQGFDVIRTVQALEERLQHIHTPLSLSVLGCVVNGPGEARETDIGLTGGGAGKHMVYLSGLTDHTIQDEGMIDHIVNLVEAKAAEIEAAKLEAETTDAGNAEAAE